GCGGGGCGGCGCGGGGGGGGTGGCGGGCGGCGGTGTCGCTCTGGCGCCCGGCGGGGGGGGGGGCTGCGGGGCGGGGGTCGGGGCCGGCGGGGGGGGGGGTGAAAGATCTAGGCGATATAGCAACATTCACAGGAGGGCGTTCATATAGAAGTCGCGACCTTCACAATTCCGATACCGCTTTGGTCACACTTAAGTCGTTCAGACGCGGTGGCGGCTATCGGTATGATGGCCTGAAGCCTTATATTGGAAGATTTAGGGACGAACAAGTAATTGAGCCGGGAGATGTAGTCCTAGCGTGTACGGACGTTACGCAAGCGGCTGAGGTTATAGGTAAGCCGGCAATAGTTCAACCAAGCCCTCACTATACCAAACTTGTCGCATCGCTTGATGCTATGATCATGCGTCCAAGTAGCGGAAGAGTTAATCGTGAATTCCTTTACCTCCTTTGTAGCACCGAGAGATTCGCAGACTACACATATGCTCACACATCAGGGACAACGGTATTGCATCTTTCAAAGAAGGCTATTCCTTCGTTTCGAGCGGTTGTTCCGTCACATGATGTGATGGCGGTCTTCGATAAGGTGAGTATCCCCGTGTTTGCAAAGATGCAGACAATAAGCAGAGAGCAAGATGCGCTAGCAGGGCTTCGTGATGCGCTGCTGCCGGGGTTGGTGTCGGGGGTGGTGGTGGTGTAGGGTGTGCGTGTGGTGGGTGCGCTGGATGATATAATGGGTCTGGGAATAGGTTCAGGGAATGTAGGACTGTGAAAGAAAAGAGTGATGCTCACCAACATCATTATCCGTAACTTCAAGCGGCTCGGAGAAGTCGAGATAGAGTTGGGTAGCCCGGTGATTTTCATTGGTCCTAACAATTCCGGCAAGACTTCGGCAATGCAGGCTCTGGCCCTTTGGGATGTAGGGCTGAAACGCTGGAACGAGCGAAGGTCCAGAATCAACGCGCCTGAAAGTCGCCCCGGCGTTACCGTCAATCGCCGGGACCTCGTCGCTATACCCGTGCCGAATGCTCGTTTATTGTGGAACGACCTGCATGTCAGAAACGTTTCACGAAGGGATGATGGGCGCCCGAGTACCCAGAATGTCAGAATAGATATTGTGGTAGAGGGCATAACCAAGGGGAAGGCGTGGAAATGTGGGCTTGAGTTCGACTACGCCAATGAGGAGTCATTTTACTGTCGTCCATTGCGACTTGAAGAAGGCAGAAGTCCGCCGCGAATGCCCATACCGGAGCAGGCCGGCGCTGAGCGGATAGCGTTCTTACCGCCCATGTCTGGGCTTGCGGCTACGGAAACGCGCCTTGACATCGGCGCGGTGAATGTTCGCGTCGGGGAGGGACGCACAGCGGAAGTTCTCCGCAATCTCTGTTTCCGCATTCATGAAGAACATCCTGAGTATTGGGAAAAGCTTATCGGTCAGATTCGTCGCTTGTTCGGTGTTGATCTCGATACTCCGCGATATATTGCGGAGCGCGGCGAGATCGTGATGAGTTACAGAGAGAAAAATGTCAGCCTCGACCTTTCTTCCAGCGGGCGTGGACTGCAACAAACGCTACTGATATTGGCGTACATGCACGCCAATCCGAATACCGTTCTGCTGTTGGACGAGCCTGACGCGCATCTCGAAATACTCCGTCAGCGTCAGATATACCAACTAATTACCGAAGTCGCCTCGGAAAGCGGAAGCCAAATCATCGCCGCGAGCCATTCCGAAATACTGCTGAATGAAGCCGCCGACAAAGACATGGTGATTGCCTTTGTTGGGCAGCCGCACCGTATTGATGATCGAGGCAGCCAAGTTCGCAAGTCTCTTATAGACATCGGGTTCGACCATTACTATCAAGCCGAGCAGAAAGGGTGGGTACTTTATCTCGAAGGCTCTACGGACCTCGCCATTTTGCGGGCTTTCGCCCGTCGCCTAAATGACCAAAGGGCAATTGAGATACTCGAAAATCCATTCATCCATTATGTCGGCAATCAACCGCAGAAGGCGCGCGACCATTATTTCGGCCTCAGGGAAGCGCTTCCCGATTTGAAAGGAATAGCCATCTTCGACAGAATAGAATCCGGTTTGCTGGATAGTCCGCCTTTAGAATGTGCAGAGTGGAATCGTCGAGAAATTGAGAACTACTTCTGTTCACAGACAACTCTTGAAGCTTATGCAAAGGCGTCAGCAGAAGAAGACACACTGGGTCCGCTGTTCGCGCCGGTCGAAATTGGCAGTCGGTTGGAAGCTATGCGAGAATCCATCGGAGAAGTGCAACGCGCTATGGAAACTCTGGGGAGAGGTTCGCCTTGGAGTGAGGACGCCAAAGTGAGCGACGATTTCCTGACGCCTCTTTTCCGCTCATACTTTCAGCGCATCGGCTTAC
This genomic stretch from Chloroflexota bacterium harbors:
- a CDS encoding EF-hand domain-containing protein, which codes for AGRRGGGGGRRCRSGARRGGGLRGGGRGRRGGG
- a CDS encoding AAA family ATPase, encoding MLTNIIIRNFKRLGEVEIELGSPVIFIGPNNSGKTSAMQALALWDVGLKRWNERRSRINAPESRPGVTVNRRDLVAIPVPNARLLWNDLHVRNVSRRDDGRPSTQNVRIDIVVEGITKGKAWKCGLEFDYANEESFYCRPLRLEEGRSPPRMPIPEQAGAERIAFLPPMSGLAATETRLDIGAVNVRVGEGRTAEVLRNLCFRIHEEHPEYWEKLIGQIRRLFGVDLDTPRYIAERGEIVMSYREKNVSLDLSSSGRGLQQTLLILAYMHANPNTVLLLDEPDAHLEILRQRQIYQLITEVASESGSQIIAASHSEILLNEAADKDMVIAFVGQPHRIDDRGSQVRKSLIDIGFDHYYQAEQKGWVLYLEGSTDLAILRAFARRLNDQRAIEILENPFIHYVGNQPQKARDHYFGLREALPDLKGIAIFDRIESGLLDSPPLECAEWNRREIENYFCSQTTLEAYAKASAEEDTLGPLFAPVEIGSRLEAMRESIGEVQRAMETLGRGSPWSEDAKVSDDFLTPLFRSYFQRIGLPNLMNKRDFYELAEYVPEDEIDPEIGEKMDAIVRVSEDANPIASEF